Proteins encoded in a region of the Paenibacillus sp. W2I17 genome:
- a CDS encoding response regulator transcription factor gives MRSTILIVDDDEKIVSMLRRGLAFEGYEVQTASNGAEGLSKLMDKEPDIVVLDVMMPQIDGFEVCRRLREAGSKVPVLMLTAKDEVQSRVTGLDTGADDYLVKPFALEELLARVRALLRRKSDSGGTPDNRLMYEDIILDNDSREVLRDGQRLELTAKEFELLNLFMQNPRRVLSRDLIMDKIWGYDYSGESNVLEVYIAMLRQKTEEYGGKRLIQTIRGAGYILRGDS, from the coding sequence ATGCGCTCAACTATTTTGATTGTGGATGATGACGAAAAAATTGTATCCATGCTCCGCCGGGGGCTGGCTTTTGAAGGATATGAGGTACAGACGGCTTCCAATGGAGCCGAAGGCCTCAGCAAACTGATGGACAAGGAGCCGGACATCGTTGTGCTGGATGTGATGATGCCGCAGATTGACGGATTTGAGGTATGTCGCAGATTGAGAGAAGCAGGTAGCAAAGTGCCTGTGCTAATGCTGACGGCTAAGGATGAAGTACAGAGCCGGGTGACCGGACTGGACACAGGAGCCGATGACTACCTTGTAAAACCTTTTGCGCTGGAAGAATTATTGGCACGTGTCCGTGCATTGCTGCGCCGCAAGTCTGATAGTGGGGGTACGCCGGACAACCGCTTAATGTATGAAGATATCATTTTGGACAATGACTCACGTGAAGTATTGCGAGATGGGCAGCGTCTGGAACTGACTGCCAAAGAATTCGAACTGTTGAATCTGTTCATGCAAAATCCAAGACGGGTACTGTCCCGCGATCTGATTATGGATAAAATCTGGGGTTATGATTACAGCGGTGAGTCTAACGTGCTTGAAGTGTACATTGCCATGCTCAGACAGAAGACTGAAGAATACGGTGGCAAACGTCTAATCCAGACCATCCGGGGAGCCGGTTATATTCTGAGAGGTGACTCCTGA
- a CDS encoding 4-hydroxy-3-methylbut-2-enyl diphosphate reductase has translation MEVLRISPRGYCYGVVDAMVLARQAARNLDLPRPIYILGMIVHNQHVTDSFEDEGIITLDGPNRMDILSQVESGTIIFTAHGVSPEVRKLARDKGLTTVDATCPDVTKTHDLIREKTAEGYQIIYIGKRNHPEPEGAVGVAPDLVHLIEKEEEIEELNVPPGKILITNQTTMSQWDIKHIMSRLLEKFPGAEIHNEICLATQVRQEAVAEQAGQADLVIVVGDPRSNNSNRLAQVSEEIAGVTAYRVSDVSEIQQEWLKGVNKVAVTSGASTPTPITKEVILYLEQYEHDKPETWEIKRTVNMSKLLPPVREKTRTP, from the coding sequence GTGGAAGTACTACGAATTTCGCCGCGGGGATATTGTTACGGCGTTGTGGATGCGATGGTGCTCGCGCGTCAAGCGGCACGCAATCTGGATTTACCACGACCTATTTATATATTGGGTATGATTGTGCATAACCAACATGTGACGGATTCCTTTGAAGATGAAGGTATTATTACATTGGATGGTCCGAACCGGATGGATATTTTGAGCCAAGTGGAGAGTGGCACGATTATTTTTACAGCTCATGGTGTATCTCCTGAAGTGCGTAAGCTGGCACGGGACAAAGGATTGACAACAGTGGATGCAACATGCCCTGATGTCACCAAGACACATGATCTCATTCGCGAAAAGACAGCAGAAGGTTATCAGATTATCTATATTGGTAAAAGGAATCATCCTGAACCAGAAGGTGCTGTTGGCGTTGCGCCAGACCTCGTTCATCTGATCGAGAAGGAAGAAGAGATCGAAGAACTGAACGTACCTCCAGGCAAAATCCTTATTACGAATCAGACAACGATGAGCCAGTGGGATATCAAACACATTATGAGCCGTCTGCTAGAGAAGTTTCCGGGAGCTGAGATTCATAATGAAATTTGCCTCGCAACTCAGGTTCGTCAGGAAGCTGTTGCTGAACAGGCAGGTCAAGCGGACCTGGTTATCGTGGTGGGTGATCCTCGCAGCAATAACTCTAACCGTCTGGCACAAGTGTCGGAGGAGATTGCGGGTGTTACGGCCTACCGTGTATCCGATGTTTCCGAGATTCAGCAAGAATGGCTGAAAGGTGTAAATAAGGTGGCGGTTACTTCGGGTGCATCAACACCAACCCCGATTACGAAGGAAGTCATCCTTTACCTGGAGCAGTATGAACATGACAAGCCGGAGACGTGGGAGATCAAACGTACCGTGAACATGAGCAAACTGTTGCCTCCAGTTAGAGAAAAAACACGTACACCTTAG
- a CDS encoding S1C family serine protease produces MDERNYRSNRQDEENETKQTENRNSSGTDESSYYYSYGPFQSVNQEDTANHMGSNNQREEGNVEITKPDPVRPVPTYYNSESSEQAKRSSGGGGNGSGNGGDQGNGGKGNWNYNNRKPRSSVRSLLFSFIAGMLVITVLMYTADRTNMFTPETALTNTDNQSSGQEASTNTGGGNNVTASLLPTGKEDVSSVVTSTSPAVVKIETLAKQSSRTGLGQGGSNTSDPLYQYFFGNGGGTEGNQGQSQQPQSSNQLVPMGIGSGFIFDKEGYILTNQHVVQGADVIQVTLENNSKPYEAKLLGSSFDLDLAVLKIEKNSGDDAFPVAPLGDSNSTQVGEWLVAIGNPEGFEHTVTAGVLSAKERTISIPDEETGKTREYSHLLQTDASINPGNSGGPLLNLNGEVIGMNVAVSADAQGIGFAIPSSVISEAVKYLKENKEVPKEPVPFIGASLMALTPEVAKQMGTNVTEGSVVASTIFQSPAYQADLRAYDIITGANGTPYATSQDLIDFIKKQKIGSEVTLNVVRDGKKMDLKIKIGNKNDFDTSQTTDTQQQQP; encoded by the coding sequence CCAAACAAACGGAGAACCGCAATTCTTCCGGAACGGACGAATCCTCCTATTATTATTCTTATGGACCTTTTCAGTCCGTGAATCAGGAAGATACAGCAAATCACATGGGAAGCAATAATCAGCGTGAAGAAGGAAATGTAGAGATTACAAAACCTGATCCGGTGAGACCCGTACCTACTTACTATAATAGTGAATCATCTGAACAAGCGAAAAGATCATCAGGGGGCGGTGGAAACGGCTCAGGTAACGGTGGAGATCAAGGGAATGGCGGCAAAGGCAACTGGAACTATAATAACCGCAAGCCACGTTCTTCCGTAAGATCACTTCTATTTTCCTTTATTGCCGGTATGCTGGTCATCACTGTTCTCATGTACACCGCTGATAGAACAAACATGTTCACACCGGAGACGGCACTTACGAACACGGACAATCAAAGTTCAGGACAGGAAGCGTCTACAAACACAGGCGGAGGCAACAATGTCACAGCGTCGTTACTGCCAACAGGCAAAGAAGATGTGTCTTCCGTAGTAACAAGTACAAGTCCGGCTGTCGTTAAAATCGAAACACTCGCAAAGCAGTCCTCACGTACAGGATTGGGTCAGGGTGGATCAAATACAAGTGATCCGTTGTACCAATACTTCTTTGGTAATGGGGGCGGAACGGAAGGCAATCAAGGCCAAAGCCAGCAACCACAAAGTAGTAATCAGCTTGTACCTATGGGCATTGGTTCCGGGTTCATTTTTGACAAAGAAGGATATATCCTGACGAACCAACACGTTGTTCAGGGTGCAGATGTAATCCAGGTGACCCTGGAGAACAACAGTAAACCTTATGAAGCTAAACTGCTGGGAAGCAGCTTTGATCTGGATTTGGCTGTATTGAAAATTGAGAAAAACAGTGGTGACGATGCGTTCCCTGTAGCTCCACTGGGTGATTCCAACAGTACTCAAGTCGGTGAATGGCTTGTAGCTATTGGTAACCCGGAAGGATTTGAACACACCGTTACAGCAGGTGTACTGAGTGCCAAAGAACGTACAATCAGCATTCCAGATGAAGAAACAGGAAAAACACGTGAGTACAGCCATTTGTTGCAAACCGATGCTTCGATTAATCCGGGTAACTCCGGTGGTCCGTTGCTTAACCTGAATGGGGAAGTTATCGGAATGAACGTTGCAGTAAGCGCAGATGCACAGGGAATTGGTTTTGCAATCCCGTCGAGCGTCATCTCTGAAGCCGTTAAATATCTCAAAGAGAACAAAGAAGTTCCCAAAGAGCCAGTACCATTTATCGGTGCATCTCTGATGGCTCTCACGCCTGAAGTTGCTAAACAAATGGGAACAAATGTTACCGAAGGTTCAGTTGTAGCCAGCACGATCTTCCAATCACCGGCTTACCAAGCAGATCTTCGTGCATATGATATCATCACAGGTGCTAACGGTACGCCTTATGCGACAAGTCAAGACCTGATTGATTTCATCAAGAAACAGAAGATCGGCAGTGAAGTTACATTAAACGTGGTGCGTGACGGTAAGAAAATGGATCTGAAAATCAAAATCGGCAATAAAAATGATTTTGATACTTCACAAACAACAGATACACAACAGCAGCAACCATAA
- a CDS encoding cell wall metabolism sensor histidine kinase WalK codes for MSIRLRLTAWYSGILAAVLIFWGVVIYAFVYFNSYQEVEQQLKVKSARITDQIGVNPLSQSLDLDPFTESQLQEAQIYIQLWDYQSRSGIISGNMKKLEIQFPVLKANEILEKRGISKIYVDGTPFLVNQLPLSLQGTNEVRGILQVGANVSSQERLLEALLNILVFGWLVAMALAITSGLVLARKSMRPLVTVIDAANQIQSGDDLSVRIQYAGPKDEIGRLIETVNNMLERTELSFRGLEETNAAQRRFVSDASHELRTPLTTIRGNVDFLKKLWDQEGSDRPNLDEETVKQMSLEAIEDMADEGKRMSRLISDMLSLARADTGQKIELNPIPLQILVQEVARRAQFLDRQADWLPGDFSILNGIYVNGSKDYLQQMLFIFIENAFKYTPEGSVTLDAVLYKGQVGLRISDTGIGMDRDEVPFIFDRFYRADESRGATPGIGLGLSIAKWIIEEHHGSVEVVTRRGEGTTFIIWLPVVFAPPIE; via the coding sequence ATGTCCATTCGGTTAAGACTAACCGCATGGTATTCTGGTATTCTGGCCGCCGTGCTTATTTTTTGGGGCGTTGTCATCTATGCCTTTGTTTATTTTAATTCCTATCAGGAAGTCGAACAGCAATTAAAGGTGAAAAGTGCCCGGATTACGGATCAAATTGGTGTAAATCCTCTTTCGCAGTCGTTGGATCTGGACCCATTTACAGAGAGCCAGCTTCAGGAGGCACAAATTTACATTCAACTCTGGGATTATCAGAGTCGCTCAGGCATAATTTCCGGCAATATGAAAAAACTGGAGATTCAGTTTCCGGTATTAAAAGCCAATGAAATTCTTGAAAAGCGAGGCATATCCAAGATCTATGTGGATGGTACACCGTTTCTGGTGAATCAGCTTCCCCTTTCTCTTCAGGGAACCAATGAAGTACGTGGGATTCTTCAGGTTGGTGCCAATGTAAGTTCACAGGAGCGCTTGCTGGAAGCGTTGCTTAATATTTTGGTTTTTGGCTGGCTGGTAGCGATGGCATTGGCTATTACCTCAGGTCTCGTCTTGGCTCGCAAGTCGATGCGTCCGCTCGTGACTGTCATTGATGCCGCCAATCAGATTCAATCTGGAGATGACTTAAGTGTACGTATTCAATATGCTGGGCCTAAGGATGAGATCGGGCGTCTGATTGAAACGGTGAATAATATGCTTGAACGTACAGAATTGTCATTCCGTGGTTTGGAGGAGACGAATGCTGCCCAGCGCCGCTTTGTATCCGATGCATCGCATGAACTGCGTACGCCGCTGACCACCATTCGCGGGAACGTAGACTTCCTGAAGAAGCTGTGGGATCAGGAAGGAAGCGACCGACCGAATCTGGATGAGGAGACTGTCAAACAAATGTCGCTGGAAGCCATTGAAGATATGGCGGACGAGGGAAAACGTATGAGCAGGCTGATCAGCGACATGTTATCGCTGGCGAGAGCGGATACGGGTCAGAAAATTGAACTGAATCCGATCCCGCTGCAGATACTCGTACAGGAAGTAGCACGCAGAGCACAATTTCTGGATCGTCAGGCAGACTGGCTTCCAGGAGATTTTTCCATCCTGAACGGCATTTATGTGAATGGTAGCAAGGACTATCTGCAACAGATGCTGTTTATTTTCATCGAAAATGCGTTTAAATACACACCTGAAGGCTCTGTGACGCTGGATGCCGTATTATACAAGGGCCAGGTGGGACTACGCATTAGCGACACCGGTATTGGGATGGATCGGGACGAAGTGCCGTTCATCTTTGATCGTTTCTATCGGGCAGATGAATCCCGTGGGGCTACACCGGGCATAGGTCTGGGACTTTCGATTGCGAAGTGGATTATTGAGGAACACCATGGATCGGTTGAGGTTGTGACCAGACGTGGAGAAGGAACCACCTTTATTATCTGGTTGCCGGTTGTCTTTGCTCCGCCTATCGAATAA